The following are encoded together in the Zingiber officinale cultivar Zhangliang chromosome 8A, Zo_v1.1, whole genome shotgun sequence genome:
- the LOC122011592 gene encoding uncharacterized protein LOC122011592, producing the protein MREMVGIFSRFAAGRTGHRRTKSATETRGTQSSASIETGDESSTSTCKDNDNSRAEFKPIEHPLEPSNHDRPIRCPLPDPSILNDVMAGKERTSSSSIEGTSARTRADDGPNIPNSISEPEHHLITAPEDHSNPARG; encoded by the exons ATGAGGGAGATGGTCGGGATCTTCTCCCGGTTCGCCGCCGGAAGGACGGGCCACCGCCGGACGAAGAGCGCGACG GAAACTAGGGGAACGCAGTCGTCGGCTTCCATAGAGACGGGAGACGAGTCCTCGACTTCGACCTGTAAAGATAACGATAACTCGAGAGCGGAGTTCAAACCGATTGAGCACCCGCTCGAGCCTTCCAACCATGATCGACCGATCAGATGCCCACTACCAGATCCTTCAATACTAAAT GATGTCATGGCGGGGAAGGAGAGGACATCGTCTTCCTCCATTGAAGGGACGAGTGCAAGAACTAGAGCTGATGATGGCCCCAATATTCCAAATTCTATCAGCGAACCAGAGCACCACCTTATTACTGCGCCGGAAGATCACTCTAATCCTGCTcgtggatga